The Lemur catta isolate mLemCat1 chromosome X, mLemCat1.pri, whole genome shotgun sequence genome has a window encoding:
- the GPKOW gene encoding G-patch domain and KOW motifs-containing protein — protein MADAEGRVLQLAATSTAPISFGFTRTSARRRLADPGDGAGPAPEDKDFLNTVEGRELQSVKPSEAPKEVIIPLIKNGYCRQPPAQPPEPSTVTGALVDEVLSQAVKEIIEESKKSLEERENTGIDPTLAIPMIQKGCTPNREGTDSEPQAETMPEEADYEAVPVEAYGMAMLRGMGWKPGEGIGRTFNQVVKPRFNSLRPKGLGLGANLTEAQALTPTGSSHVSRPDKEQENDKEDQPQALVPGGAVVVLSGPHRGLYGKVEGLDPDNVRAMVRLAAGSRVVTVSEYCLRSVSQQEFDKNSLDLSGPVCKTSPVQQNGTVSSWKVLWDQDLHVQQENSKRKRKHLPDRHNGRAAKSGKAAPRSQHWLHRDLRVRFVNKLHKGGRYYNTKMTIEDVLSPDTCVCRTDEGRVLEGLREDMLETLVPKLEGDCVMVVLGPHAGKVGYLLDLDRSRSRALVQLRRENKVVELHYNAVCQYMGPDDTDED, from the exons atggcggatgCTGAAGGCCGTGTTTTGCAGCTAGCAGCAACTTCCACCGCCCCAATTTCATTCGGCTTCACTCGCACGTCCGCTCGGAGGCGGCTGGCGGACCCGGGAGACGGTGCGGGCCCAGCCCCGGAGGACAAGGATTTCTTGAATACTGTGGAAGGAAGAGAGCTGCAGAG TGTGAAGCCCTCAGAAGCCCCCAAGGAAGTCATCATCCCTTTGATCAAGAATGGCTATTGCAGGCAGCCACCGGCACAGCCCCCTGAGCCATCCACGGTTACTGGGGCCTTGGTGGATGAGGTGCTGTCCCAGGCTGTGAAGGAGATAATTGAGG AATCCAAGAAGTctctggaggagagagagaatacgGGTATCGACCCCACGCTCGCTATCCCCATGATCCAGAAAGGATGCACCCCCAACAGGGAAGGGACAGACAGCGAACCCCAGGCTGAGACA ATGCCGGAGGAGGCAGATTACGAGGCAGTGCCTGTGGAGGCCTACGGAATGGCCATGCTGCGGGGTATGGGTTGGAAACCTGGCGAGGGCATTGGCCGCACCTTCAATCA GGTAGTGAAGCCCCGGTTCAACTCACTGAGGCCCAAGGGGTTAGGTCTGGGCGCCAACCTGACCGAGGCCCAGGCCTTGACCCCAACCGGCTCCTCCCACGTGTCAAGGCCAGATAAGGAGCAAGAGAATGACAAGGAGGACCAGCCTCAAGCACTGGTGCCTGGAGGAGCTGTGGTGGTCCTTTCTGGCCCTCACAGAGGCCTGTATGGGAAG GTGGAAGGCCTTGATCCTGACAATGTCCGGGCCATGGTGCGTCTGGCTGCCGGGAGCCGCGTGGTGACTGTTAGTGAGTACTGCCTGCGGTCTGTCTCCCAGCAGGAGTTTGACAAGAACTCCTTGGATCTCAGTG GCCCGGTGTGCAAAACTTCTCCAGTGCAACAGAATGGGACAGTCTCATCATGGAAGGTCCTCTGGGATCAGGACCTACATGTCCAGCAAGAGAACTCAAAGAGGAAGCGGAAACACCTTCCAGACCG ACACAATGGGCGTGCAGCCAAGAGTGGGAAAGCAGCCCCTAGGAGTCAGCACTGGTTGCACAGGGACCTGCGAGTACGGTTTGTGAACAAGCTGCACAAAGGTGGCCGGTATTACAACACCAAG ATGACGATTGAAGATGTCCTGAGTCCAGATACCTGTGTGTGTCGGACAGATGAAGGCAGAGTCCTGGAAG GCCTGAGGGAAGACATGCTGGAGACCCTGGTTCCCAAGTTAGAGGGCGACTGTGTGATGGTGGTACTCGGCCCACATGCTGGAAAG GTGGGATATCTGCTGGACCTGGACAGATCACGGAGCAGGGCTTTGGTGCAGCTGCGGAGAGAAAATAAGGTGGTGGAGCTTCACTATAATGCTGTCTGCCAGTACATGGGCCCTGATGACACAGATGAAGACTGA